TCCCCTGCAAGCCCATAGAGCAGGCCCATCATAGAGTTGCCTACCTTCAGCAAAGCTTCTGTAAGCTCCCTTTCAGTGAAGAATTTTGCGAGGAACTCCACATCCGTAGGAGTGTAGTCCTTGGCTATACTCATGAATACATCGATAATCCCTGCCTCCTTCATTTTCTCAAGGAGATCCATCAGGGAAACGATTGTATCTTTGTTTTCGACTACCTTATTCAGCAGCACTTCCAGGTCATCCTGATCTTCTTGGGGAACCTGGGCTTGCTGTTCCTGCTTTTGTTCTACCATTTTTACCACCTCACGCAACTCCCCTAACCATGCTGCTGAAGAATGTATCAGCAGACTGCCACTTCAAGAAGTAGTCAAGCTTGCTGTCGAATTTGGCCTTCGGCGGCTTGTTGTAGTTGAAATAGAGAGTGACTCCTTTCTCATATCCAGTCACAGTTGTACAAGCAACGTCTCCTTCATACAGTTCGTTATAAATATTTCCGGATGTTTCAGAAGCTATCCTATTTGACAGGTACATAGACTGGAAGTGTGCCGTTGCACCGGCCTTTGATACTGGAAGGTTCGTCGCATCCCCAATGGCAAAAACATTGTCGTAGTCTTTGTAATTAAGTTTGTATTTGTCGACGTCTATGTAGCCGCTGTCGTCGGCAAGTCCGGAATCAGTTATTACCTTCTGGCCTCTGTGCGGAGGTATAAGTACCAATAGATCATAGTTTATGCTCTCTCCTTCAAGAGATTGTATCTTTTTGTTCTTAGGATCAACGGATTCAACATTGAATAACGTGTGGGTTATTATACCGCGCTCCTCCATCCTCTTCGCTACAAAGTCCGAAACGTTGGGTATGGTGAATACCCTGTTGAGTGGGTATATGTAGTGAATCTCGGTTTTGTCTTTAAGCCCGTGGAAGTTCAGGTACTCCTCCAACAGGAAGGTAAATTCGTAAGGTGCAGGCGGGCACATAATGGGTATGCTGGCCTGTCCAATCACGATCTTCCCGCCTTTGAATGATTTTATCTCCTTCTGGAGCTCCAGGGCATGCGGAAGATCATAAAAGTGCTTCGCGTCTGTTTCGTATCCAGGGATATCCTCAGGCGTAAAGCGGTCGCCTGTAGCTATTATAAGGTAATCATAGTCGAGGTTTCTGCCGCTCTTTGTAGAAACAGTCTTGTCAGCTACGTCTATCCTAGTGACTTCATCGCGTACGTAGTTGACTCCGTAGTTGAAGAGAAACTCCGTGGGCTTAACGCTCCTCTTGTAATCGATCATGCTGAATGATATGTGCACTCCGTCCGGCTTGAAATAATGTTCTTTCGAATTCCCTACTACAGTTATCTCGACGTCCTTGATGTCGGTATGGAACCTCAGTTTATTTGCCATTATTGTACCGGCATCTCCATCTCCTACTATGAGTACTTTTGATGCCATACTCATCACTTAACCTTCTTCATGACTATTTCGTAGTAGCCGTTCCGGTCGAATACACCAACGAGCTCCTGCCCAGACTTTGATATCCATGCAGGGGCATCCTTCTTTGTGCCTGCATCCGTAGAATAAACGGATATGATTTCGCCAACCTTGGCCTGCTTGTAAGCCTTTATAAGCTCCATCAATGGACCTGGGCAGTAGCTGCCCCTTGCATCAATAACCCTATCTGGTTTTACATCCATTGCTATCACCTCATATAAACAGCGTAGTGTAAGAAGATTCCGTCATTGATACGAACTCACCTACACCTATTATGTCCTCGACCATATCATCCAGATCGTCTTTGGATATGCCCATCACATCGGCCATAAGCGCACATCCGTAGACATGAACGTTTCCGACCTCCTTTGCATTCCTTATCATCTCTATGCCGCTCTGTATCTTCTTTTCATTCATCTTCGACAGGACGAGATCGCTTATCTCAGAGCCATCGTAGCTGAGCTTGTTCACAGTATTGTCGTTCTTCCTAAACTTCATGAGCGCCCAGAATGTGACGAATATGTTGACATCGATGCCGTTTGCGACTGCTCCAGACGTTATAACACCTGCAGCTGCTATCTTGTCTATCGTGCCCGATGCGAGCACAATGGAGAGTGTCTTTGACATAACTATCGAAAAGATATACTAAAAAGATTAATAAAACTTTGGCAATAATTTATAACATTTATTAGATATTGATAATCGTTAAGAATAGTATGTATTCAAAATAAAAAAGAGCGTTTTCGACATAATAATAGAACAAAAAATCGTAAAAACAATGATTATAAAATATCATTGTAAAACTATCGACGAATACACTCTAAATATGATTATCAACGCCACAACAAGACCCATTAAATTAAAATTGGGATACCAAGAAAATAAATAGTTAAAAATAATGCGTGTGTATGCAAAGGGAGAGGACAAACGAGACTTCCCTCCGTGTTGTCTCAAAGGAAAAAGACTCGATTATTGTTGAAATGATAAACTACGATAATACACTCCTACGAACGTTGGTCGAAGAGATACTCAAAGACGACCAGGTAATAGAAGCTCGTTATTATATAAAGCATCCGATCATAGATAATCCGCAAATATATGTAAAGGTAAAATCAGGAAAGCCGCAGGCCGCAATAAAGAGATCGATAAGGAAATTATCGAAGCTCTATGAAGATTTAGGCGCCCAGGTAGAAAAGGAGATAGAAAAATACCGAAGCAACCACATAATAAAAACCACTGAATGAGCGATACATACCTTCTTGAACTTAGCCTTGAAAGGGATGATGCAAGGAAAGTTGAGATTTTATCGATCCAGGAAACCTATGAAGATTTCAAGATAGAGTATATAGACGATTTTATAGCGGTAATTTCAGGGAATTGGAAGAGGATCGAAAGGGCAGCATTTGTAAACACTGTCGGCTTAATACTATCTAAAGGCGAAAAACCTGAAGACCTCAAGATCGATATCCCAGACGGCTTCTTTTACATAAGATACCGCGATATTGATAGGGACTGGCCTGTCTCCGAGGCTGCTTTAGGAGATCTATTAAACGCAAAAGGCAGAATATCGTTCACCCATCCTAACTTTGTCCTTAGGGTAGTGCATCATAAAGTGTTCTACCTCACTATGATTATGTATGAGAGGGACAAAAAATCCTTTGAAATTAGGAAAGCACCGAAGAGGCCTTTTTTCTCTCCAGTTTCAATGCATCCAAAGTACGCTAGATTTCTTGTAAACTGTGCACACGTCAGGGAAAACGAGACAATACTCGATCCATTCTGCGGTACAGGCGGTATACTTATAGAAGCAGCACTGATGGGTATACGGGTAGTCGGCAACGACGTATCTCTGGCTATGGCAGTAGGCGCCAGAACCAACCTGAGCTATTTTCATGTTGAAAACTTTCGAGTATACAATAAAGATGTAAGAGAACTTGACTTAGAAGGCGTAGACGGCATTGCTACAGACATGCCTTACGGGAGAAATTCATACCACACAGACGAAATAACTGAACTCTATGAAGTATCCTTCCAAAAGTTCTCAGATATGCTTAAACCAGGAGGCTATGCTGCATTCGCAGTATCACAGCAAGAACATGTGGAAATTGCAAAGAAGTATTTTGAAGTCCGTTACGTAGTCCCTGTTTATCAGCACAGATCACTGACTAGGTACTTCGTAACTGCAAGGAACAAGATCAAATAGTATATCTCAATTGTGGTGTAGATGAAAGATAAAGAAAGCTCCCTAGACTTCTATGCGTTTACTGGCATATATAGGGAGAGGCTTGTCGGAAGCTTCGTGAAGAAGGTATATCAAACTGGGCCAGACGATTTCCTAATACAGCTTTACAGGTCGGATCTAAAGAGGTTCGACATGCTCGTCTCATTGAAGAAGGGCATATTTTTCAAGAGCGAAGAAACCCCTGATACGGCGAGCCAAACAGCTATGGTTCTCAGGAAAACAATTTCCGACAGAAGGATAGTATCAGTAGAGCAGGTTAACTTTGACAGAGTGGTTAAGTTCGTATTCCACACAGGCCAGGCCCTGATACTCGAACTGTTCAGGGACGGAAATTTAATAGCAACAGACGGCGACAAAATAACCTTCGTACTGAAGCCAAGAAGATGGCGAAATAGAGACCTTGAGGTTGGCGCCATCTATATCCCGCCTTCATCTTCGGATCCAACGAAGATGACGGATGAGGAGTTCGTAAATACGGTTCGGCAAAGCAAGGCTAATGCAGTCCAGACGCTAGCGACGAGGTTCAATCTGGGCGGCGACCTTGCCGAAGAAGTGCTTTTCAGAATAGGCTTGCCAAAAGATGGGGCTGTTGATGACCTTGAGAATCGTGCGAATGATGTAAGAAGATCACTTGCTGAGATACTTCAGGAATCACTCTTAAACAGTGCATACTACTATGAGGATCAAGGGACAGTTTCACCTGTACCTATGAAGCATTTCGGGGAATATACTAGGAAATTTGACGACTTCAATGAAGGTCTCGTATTCCTTCTGTCAATGTCACCTCAAGAAGAAGAGTCGGAAGATCCTATACAGCGTAGGATAAACTCACAGATGAAGAGCATAGAAGAATTCGGCAAGATAGCTGAAAAATACAGGAGCTACGGATCACAAATAATGCAGAACCTGCAGACAGTTGAAATGGCCATTAAAGATGCGAGATCCGGCAATTACCCTAGCGATAAGATGAATAAGGCAACAAAACATATATCGTTGAAGCTGGGGGAGGAGGATATAGACATTGACTATACGAAGAGCGCTGGAGAAAATGCCAACAGGTACTTCGACCTTTCAAAAGATTACAGGAAAAAAATTGAGGGGGCAAAAAAAGCGATAGAAGAGGCAGAACAAGAAAGGATAAAGCTACAGGAGAAAAAGGTAAAATCCGTCAATCGTAGGATTTTCTGGTTTGAGACATACCACTGGTTCATATCTAGTGAAGGGTATCTAGTCATAGCAGGACGAGACGCAAAGAGCAATGAAAAAATCGTCAAGAAACACCTAAAAGAAGGAGATTTGTACGTACATGCGGACATGTACGGGGCCCCGAGCACAATCATAAAATCAGAGGGGAAGCCGATGCCAGGGGAAGATACAATAAGGCAAGCCGCAGCTTTTGCCATCTGTTTTTCCAGAGCTTGGCCTGCAGGCATAGCCTCAGGAACGGCCTACTGGGTATATCCGAGCCAGGTAAGCAAGACTCCAGAATCTGGTGAATATGTGTCGACTGGATCTTGGATAATAAGAGGGAAAAGGAATTATGTTACGAACTTGAAGCTGGAACTTTGCATAGGATTGCGTGAAATAGAGGGCGTTTCTCTACCTATGATAGGGCCACCAGAGGTTTTTGGAGAGAACGAAAAATGCATTCATATTATACCTGGAGACGTTAGAAGATCCGAAATTGCAAAGCAGATTGCAGAATATCTCAATGTCTCTAAGGAAGAAGTTGAGAAGATACTTCCTCCAGGAAACTCA
This genomic stretch from Thermoplasma volcanium GSS1 harbors:
- a CDS encoding DNA-directed RNA polymerase subunit L, with amino-acid sequence MQRERTNETSLRVVSKEKDSIIVEMINYDNTLLRTLVEEILKDDQVIEARYYIKHPIIDNPQIYVKVKSGKPQAAIKRSIRKLSKLYEDLGAQVEKEIEKYRSNHIIKTTE
- a CDS encoding DUF1641 domain-containing protein — its product is MVEQKQEQQAQVPQEDQDDLEVLLNKVVENKDTIVSLMDLLEKMKEAGIIDVFMSIAKDYTPTDVEFLAKFFTERELTEALLKVGNSMMGLLYGLAGERTSDVIKAVSFNLQGVTDGLVDGIKNPQSFSALKLMALLKDPDISALITGLVNAAKVLVSSIKKVQ
- a CDS encoding TIGR01177 family methyltransferase translates to MSDTYLLELSLERDDARKVEILSIQETYEDFKIEYIDDFIAVISGNWKRIERAAFVNTVGLILSKGEKPEDLKIDIPDGFFYIRYRDIDRDWPVSEAALGDLLNAKGRISFTHPNFVLRVVHHKVFYLTMIMYERDKKSFEIRKAPKRPFFSPVSMHPKYARFLVNCAHVRENETILDPFCGTGGILIEAALMGIRVVGNDVSLAMAVGARTNLSYFHVENFRVYNKDVRELDLEGVDGIATDMPYGRNSYHTDEITELYEVSFQKFSDMLKPGGYAAFAVSQQEHVEIAKKYFEVRYVVPVYQHRSLTRYFVTARNKIK
- a CDS encoding NAD(P)/FAD-dependent oxidoreductase — encoded protein: MASKVLIVGDGDAGTIMANKLRFHTDIKDVEITVVGNSKEHYFKPDGVHISFSMIDYKRSVKPTEFLFNYGVNYVRDEVTRIDVADKTVSTKSGRNLDYDYLIIATGDRFTPEDIPGYETDAKHFYDLPHALELQKEIKSFKGGKIVIGQASIPIMCPPAPYEFTFLLEEYLNFHGLKDKTEIHYIYPLNRVFTIPNVSDFVAKRMEERGIITHTLFNVESVDPKNKKIQSLEGESINYDLLVLIPPHRGQKVITDSGLADDSGYIDVDKYKLNYKDYDNVFAIGDATNLPVSKAGATAHFQSMYLSNRIASETSGNIYNELYEGDVACTTVTGYEKGVTLYFNYNKPPKAKFDSKLDYFLKWQSADTFFSSMVRGVA
- the rqcH gene encoding ribosome rescue protein RqcH; translated protein: MKDKESSLDFYAFTGIYRERLVGSFVKKVYQTGPDDFLIQLYRSDLKRFDMLVSLKKGIFFKSEETPDTASQTAMVLRKTISDRRIVSVEQVNFDRVVKFVFHTGQALILELFRDGNLIATDGDKITFVLKPRRWRNRDLEVGAIYIPPSSSDPTKMTDEEFVNTVRQSKANAVQTLATRFNLGGDLAEEVLFRIGLPKDGAVDDLENRANDVRRSLAEILQESLLNSAYYYEDQGTVSPVPMKHFGEYTRKFDDFNEGLVFLLSMSPQEEESEDPIQRRINSQMKSIEEFGKIAEKYRSYGSQIMQNLQTVEMAIKDARSGNYPSDKMNKATKHISLKLGEEDIDIDYTKSAGENANRYFDLSKDYRKKIEGAKKAIEEAEQERIKLQEKKVKSVNRRIFWFETYHWFISSEGYLVIAGRDAKSNEKIVKKHLKEGDLYVHADMYGAPSTIIKSEGKPMPGEDTIRQAAAFAICFSRAWPAGIASGTAYWVYPSQVSKTPESGEYVSTGSWIIRGKRNYVTNLKLELCIGLREIEGVSLPMIGPPEVFGENEKCIHIIPGDVRRSEIAKQIAEYLNVSKEEVEKILPPGNSRIVPLKPVQNAS
- a CDS encoding sulfurtransferase TusA family protein; the encoded protein is MDVKPDRVIDARGSYCPGPLMELIKAYKQAKVGEIISVYSTDAGTKKDAPAWISKSGQELVGVFDRNGYYEIVMKKVK
- a CDS encoding DsrE/DsrF/DrsH-like family protein; this translates as MSKTLSIVLASGTIDKIAAAGVITSGAVANGIDVNIFVTFWALMKFRKNDNTVNKLSYDGSEISDLVLSKMNEKKIQSGIEMIRNAKEVGNVHVYGCALMADVMGISKDDLDDMVEDIIGVGEFVSMTESSYTTLFI